In Helicobacter bilis, a genomic segment contains:
- a CDS encoding efflux RND transporter permease subunit — protein MLTKIIEFSLRQKIIVTILACLLLAYGVFSFVRIPIDAFPDVSSTQVKIIMKMPGASPEEVENRVVRPLELELLGLQGQTSLRSTSKYAIADITINFEDSVNMNIARQMVSERLSTAMSELPAGVSGGLAPIVTPLSDMYMFTIEGNITETEKRQLLDFTIRPALRSIKGVADVSSYGGFAKAYVVIPDFHDMAKLGISISELESVLRENLKNDGAGIINRPGEMYLVKIESAAKNIKDIENISMPTQNGYVRIKDFAQVVENHRTRLGFVTIDGERETTEGIVLGLRGANSKNTIEMVEKKLDEIRANLPPDVQINTFYNRSDLTQKAVDAVIKVLAEAIVLIVIVLFLFLGDLRAAVAVSVILPLALSVAFALMEKNGLSANLMSLGGLIIAVGILVDSAVVVVENAFERLSHEQNLTKIHTIYRASKEIAPSVVSGIIIIIVFFVPILTLEGLEGKMFVPLGETIVYALIGSLILSITVIPVMCSFVLKSKPHKETILLRGIEYLYHPMLKFCLNNGRIVMIGSLVFLVFAFSLFPYIGKAFMPTLDEGDIVLSIETTPSTSIDESRDILLRITKQIKDSVPEIKTIITRAGADELGLDLAGFYQSDSFIILKPKDEWEAKNKKEIIDKIHNAVKDFKGVTFIVTQPIDMRISEMVTGVRGDVAIKIFGSDIDELNSLSTQIADILKDIRGSKEVYTALNKGVNYFYVTPQREKMARTNISVEEFSKFMKSSLEGLFIDYIPQGFARTPVLIRQSSDIAYDVSKFQGLELSSEDDLVVPINSVAEIRAVDGPISIMREQSSRVGVVRSNVEDRDLGGFVEEAMARISAEVKLPDGYSLTYGGQFENQQRANARFSTVIPLSILVIFFILFFTFRSITLSLMILLNIPFAVTGGLISLYLSGEYMSVPASVGFIALFGIAVLNGLVMVGYFVQLIKKGHSIDEAVEMGAKRRLRPVLMTASIAALGLVPMLIGGGVGSEVQKPLAVVVLGGLATSTALTLLILPPTFKMIAKRFKIIDGEQ, from the coding sequence ATGCTTACAAAAATCATTGAATTTTCTTTGCGACAAAAGATTATCGTTACAATCCTTGCATGTCTTTTACTCGCCTATGGTGTGTTTAGCTTTGTGAGAATCCCAATCGATGCCTTCCCTGATGTAAGCTCTACGCAAGTAAAAATCATTATGAAAATGCCCGGGGCTTCCCCTGAAGAAGTAGAAAATCGTGTGGTGCGACCTTTAGAGCTTGAATTGCTAGGATTACAAGGGCAGACTTCACTAAGAAGCACAAGTAAATATGCCATTGCAGATATTACTATTAACTTTGAAGATTCTGTAAATATGAATATCGCAAGGCAGATGGTAAGCGAGAGATTAAGCACTGCTATGTCTGAATTACCAGCAGGTGTGAGTGGTGGTTTAGCCCCGATTGTAACGCCTTTGAGTGATATGTATATGTTTACTATCGAGGGTAATATCACAGAAACTGAAAAAAGGCAGCTGCTTGACTTTACTATCCGCCCAGCCCTAAGAAGTATCAAGGGTGTGGCTGATGTGAGTAGCTATGGTGGCTTTGCAAAGGCTTATGTTGTGATTCCAGATTTTCATGATATGGCAAAGCTTGGGATTTCTATATCAGAGTTAGAATCTGTGCTGCGTGAGAATCTAAAAAATGATGGCGCGGGGATAATCAATCGCCCCGGTGAAATGTATCTTGTAAAAATTGAAAGTGCAGCAAAAAACATTAAAGACATTGAAAATATCTCAATGCCTACGCAAAATGGCTATGTGCGGATAAAAGACTTCGCTCAAGTGGTAGAAAATCATCGCACAAGACTAGGCTTTGTAACAATAGATGGCGAGAGAGAAACGACTGAAGGAATCGTGCTAGGATTAAGGGGGGCAAACTCGAAAAATACCATTGAAATGGTAGAAAAAAAGCTTGATGAAATTCGGGCTAATCTCCCACCAGATGTGCAAATAAATACTTTCTACAATCGATCTGATTTAACACAAAAGGCAGTAGATGCCGTGATTAAAGTCCTTGCAGAAGCCATTGTGCTTATTGTTATCGTTTTATTTTTATTCTTAGGGGATTTGCGTGCGGCTGTTGCTGTGAGTGTTATTTTACCTCTTGCTTTATCCGTTGCCTTTGCGTTAATGGAGAAAAATGGCTTAAGTGCGAATTTAATGAGTCTAGGTGGGCTTATAATCGCTGTTGGAATCTTAGTAGATTCTGCGGTTGTTGTGGTAGAAAACGCCTTTGAGAGATTAAGCCATGAGCAAAATCTAACAAAGATTCACACAATCTATCGTGCTTCAAAAGAGATAGCCCCATCTGTTGTAAGTGGGATTATTATCATTATCGTATTTTTTGTGCCCATTCTCACACTAGAAGGCTTAGAGGGGAAAATGTTTGTGCCTTTGGGAGAAACTATTGTATATGCCCTTATCGGCTCACTTATACTCTCAATCACGGTTATTCCTGTTATGTGTTCGTTTGTATTAAAGTCAAAGCCGCATAAAGAAACGATTTTATTGCGTGGGATTGAGTATTTATATCACCCTATGCTTAAGTTTTGCTTAAATAATGGTCGCATTGTAATGATTGGCTCACTTGTATTTCTTGTGTTTGCTTTCTCACTTTTCCCCTATATTGGTAAGGCTTTCATGCCTACACTTGATGAGGGCGATATTGTATTGTCCATTGAGACGACACCATCGACTTCTATTGATGAATCGCGTGATATTTTACTTAGAATCACAAAGCAAATTAAAGATTCTGTCCCCGAGATTAAAACCATTATTACGCGTGCTGGTGCTGATGAGTTAGGACTTGATTTAGCTGGATTCTATCAATCAGATTCTTTTATCATCTTAAAGCCAAAAGATGAGTGGGAAGCAAAAAACAAAAAAGAAATAATTGATAAAATACATAATGCTGTAAAAGATTTTAAAGGTGTTACATTTATTGTAACCCAGCCCATTGACATGCGTATTAGCGAAATGGTAACAGGTGTGCGTGGTGATGTAGCCATTAAGATTTTTGGCTCTGATATTGATGAGTTAAATAGCTTAAGCACACAAATCGCTGATATATTAAAGGATATAAGGGGTAGCAAGGAAGTCTATACCGCATTGAATAAAGGGGTAAATTACTTCTATGTAACGCCACAACGAGAGAAAATGGCACGAACAAATATTAGTGTCGAAGAGTTTTCAAAATTTATGAAAAGCTCACTAGAGGGCTTATTTATCGATTATATACCACAAGGCTTTGCAAGGACACCTGTGCTTATCCGTCAATCAAGCGATATTGCCTATGATGTATCAAAGTTTCAAGGCTTAGAGTTAAGCTCTGAAGATGACTTGGTTGTGCCTATTAACTCTGTCGCAGAAATTAGGGCGGTTGATGGTCCAATTAGTATTATGAGAGAGCAAAGCAGTCGTGTGGGCGTTGTAAGAAGTAATGTTGAAGATAGGGATTTAGGTGGCTTTGTAGAAGAAGCTATGGCAAGAATTAGTGCGGAAGTAAAACTGCCCGATGGTTATAGCCTCACTTATGGTGGGCAGTTTGAAAACCAGCAAAGGGCAAACGCGCGCTTTAGCACTGTTATCCCACTAAGCATTTTAGTCATCTTTTTTATTCTATTCTTTACATTCCGCTCTATTACGCTTTCACTTATGATTCTATTAAACATTCCATTTGCAGTAACAGGCGGCTTAATATCTTTATATCTATCAGGTGAATACATGTCAGTACCAGCGAGTGTAGGCTTTATCGCATTGTTTGGTATTGCCGTGTTAAATGGGCTTGTTATGGTAGGCTATTTTGTCCAGCTTATTAAAAAGGGACACAGCATTGATGAGGCAGTAGAAATGGGGGCAAAAAGAAGACTTAGACCGGTCTTAATGACGGCAAGTATTGCAGCACTTGGACTTGTGCCTATGCTTATTGGTGGTGGTGTTGGCAGTGAAGTCCAAAAGCCCTTAGCAGTCGTTGTGCTTGGCGGACTTGCCACTTCAACAGCACTCACACTACTTATTTTACCGCCAACATTTAAAATGATTGCAAAGCGCTTTAAGATTATTGATGGAGAGCAGTAA
- the dndC gene encoding DNA phosphorothioation system sulfurtransferase DndC, with protein MYYLESGVMELYDFGFSFVENAANKHTKETSLNDIITQTKNELKRQFLSTTRAWIIAFSGGKDSTCILQLFYEMLVSLPKHLQRQSYAIASNTLVEAPHIDTFLHNVLDSINTHAKNNDIPFSILQVSPSLQDDFWVNLIGKGYPSPTRTFRWCTDRLKITPSRIEVANITKQAGSALLVLGTREQESTNRKKSMQKRILNNQGFSKHDDFPNTMTYAPLSKWSTDDVWAYLSTHKPLWDKNHSELFKLYAKASGDERQFITHLAQSSCGGSRFGCWVCTVVSEDKSLQGFIDTGENHLKPLNDFRNYIKRLREDKLARADYKRDGRAVYKNGGLGPFLSKTRIEIFTKLLETEKEFLSLGGEKELINSAQILEIQKEWDKDFDFENTALQIAMKFNKKGVCMQDKKQKILHEEILEDIVANTENTEVGLDDIKALLHTSLEIYNTYGRRGVNSAPAKIKEEIEKLLNDKSTKEEQECL; from the coding sequence GTGTATTATTTAGAATCTGGGGTTATGGAGCTATATGACTTTGGGTTTAGCTTTGTTGAGAATGCAGCGAATAAACATACAAAAGAAACATCGCTAAATGACATTATCACGCAAACAAAAAATGAGTTAAAAAGGCAGTTTTTAAGCACGACTCGTGCGTGGATTATCGCTTTTAGTGGTGGGAAAGATTCTACTTGTATTTTGCAGTTATTTTATGAAATGCTAGTAAGTTTGCCAAAGCATTTACAAAGGCAAAGCTATGCTATCGCCTCAAATACGCTTGTAGAAGCCCCACATATTGATACATTCTTACATAATGTGTTAGATTCTATAAACACTCACGCAAAAAACAATGATATTCCATTTAGCATTTTGCAAGTCTCGCCAAGTTTGCAAGATGACTTTTGGGTAAATCTTATTGGCAAAGGCTATCCAAGTCCCACAAGGACATTTCGCTGGTGCACGGATAGATTAAAAATTACGCCAAGTAGAATAGAAGTTGCAAATATAACAAAACAGGCTGGTTCTGCCCTGCTTGTTTTGGGCACAAGAGAGCAAGAATCTACAAATAGAAAAAAGTCTATGCAAAAGCGGATTCTAAACAATCAAGGCTTCTCAAAACACGATGATTTTCCAAATACAATGACTTATGCACCCCTTAGCAAATGGAGCACTGATGATGTATGGGCGTATTTAAGCACACATAAGCCCTTATGGGACAAGAATCATAGTGAGCTTTTTAAACTCTATGCAAAGGCAAGTGGCGATGAGCGTCAGTTTATCACGCATTTAGCTCAAAGTAGTTGTGGTGGGAGTAGGTTTGGCTGCTGGGTTTGCACTGTGGTGAGTGAGGATAAATCCTTGCAGGGCTTTATAGACACAGGGGAAAATCATCTAAAGCCGCTGAATGATTTTAGAAACTATATAAAGCGTTTAAGAGAAGATAAATTAGCTAGAGCAGATTATAAAAGGGACGGCAGAGCGGTGTATAAAAATGGAGGGCTTGGACCATTTTTAAGCAAAACACGCATAGAGATTTTTACAAAGCTTTTAGAAACTGAAAAAGAGTTTCTAAGTCTTGGTGGAGAGAAAGAACTCATTAATTCTGCCCAGATTCTAGAGATACAAAAGGAATGGGACAAGGATTTTGACTTTGAAAACACCGCATTGCAAATAGCGATGAAATTTAATAAGAAAGGAGTTTGTATGCAAGATAAAAAGCAAAAGATTTTGCACGAAGAGATTCTAGAAGATATTGTGGCAAATACTGAAAACACAGAAGTAGGGCTTGATGATATAAAAGCCTTGCTTCATACAAGTCTTGAGATTTATAACACTTATGGGCGAAGGGGAGTAAATAGTGCACCAGCAAAAATAAAAGAAGAGATTGAAAAACTGCTGAATGATAAAAGCACAAAAGAGGAGCAAGAATGTTTATAG
- a CDS encoding DegT/DnrJ/EryC1/StrS family aminotransferase, which translates to MTKYPLKGYPLASSTWDRQELQAIQEVIDNDIFTMGKKVSECEKDFAKFVGSKYAVMTSSGSTANLIATAALFYTKHNKLKRGDEVIVPAVSWSTTYYPLYQYGLKLKFVDIDLETLNYDLQSLQDVITDSTRMIMCVNLLGNPNDFDRIRAIIAGRNIILLEDNCESMGAEYKGKQAGTFGVMGTFSTFFSHHIATMEGGFVVTDNEELYHILLCLRAHGWTRNLPKDNLVAPKSDSWFHESFRFVLPGYNVRPVEMSGAIGIIQLKKLPTFLEYRRKNAELFCKYFQNHPDFIIQKQIGLSSWFGFSLIIRPDSMIQREDILQQLDKNNIEYRPIVAGDFTQNEVLSYFDYEVHGSLKNAKHLHNNGFFVGNHQVDITDSLHLLKAVIDGGGGVTNPLNSYIKHSVVNDSINNKHFNPALRFARSA; encoded by the coding sequence ATGACAAAATATCCATTAAAAGGTTATCCATTAGCGTCATCTACTTGGGATAGGCAAGAGTTACAGGCAATTCAAGAAGTTATTGATAATGATATATTTACTATGGGCAAAAAGGTAAGCGAATGTGAAAAAGATTTTGCAAAGTTTGTAGGATCTAAATATGCTGTGATGACAAGCTCTGGTTCAACTGCTAATTTAATAGCAACTGCAGCTTTGTTCTATACAAAGCACAATAAATTAAAAAGAGGTGATGAAGTCATTGTCCCTGCTGTATCTTGGAGCACGACTTATTATCCTTTATATCAATATGGGCTAAAATTAAAATTTGTAGATATTGATTTGGAAACACTTAATTATGATTTACAATCCTTGCAAGATGTAATCACAGATTCTACAAGAATGATTATGTGCGTTAATCTACTGGGTAATCCAAATGACTTTGATAGAATACGGGCTATTATAGCCGGTAGAAATATTATCTTATTGGAAGATAATTGTGAATCAATGGGTGCAGAATATAAAGGCAAGCAGGCTGGCACTTTTGGTGTTATGGGGACATTTTCTACATTTTTTTCACACCATATAGCGACTATGGAGGGTGGCTTTGTAGTTACTGATAACGAAGAGTTGTATCACATTTTACTTTGTTTAAGAGCGCACGGCTGGACTAGAAATCTGCCAAAAGATAACTTAGTAGCACCAAAAAGTGATAGCTGGTTTCATGAATCTTTTCGCTTTGTTTTGCCTGGATATAATGTGCGACCTGTTGAGATGAGTGGGGCTATTGGCATCATACAATTAAAAAAACTTCCTACTTTCTTAGAGTATAGAAGAAAAAATGCGGAACTTTTTTGCAAATACTTTCAAAATCACCCCGATTTTATCATTCAAAAGCAAATTGGACTTAGCTCTTGGTTTGGCTTCTCTTTGATTATTCGCCCAGATTCTATGATACAACGAGAGGATATATTGCAACAATTAGATAAAAACAATATCGAGTATCGACCCATTGTGGCGGGTGATTTTACACAAAATGAGGTGTTAAGCTATTTTGACTATGAGGTACATGGCTCTTTAAAAAATGCAAAACACTTGCATAATAATGGCTTTTTTGTGGGGAATCATCAAGTAGATATTACAGATTCCTTGCATTTATTAAAAGCAGTGATAGACGGGGGGGGGGGGGTAACTAACCCTTTAAATTCCTATATCAAACATTCTGTTGTTAATGATTCTATAAACAATAAGCATTTTAATCCAGCACTTCGCTTTGCAAGGAGTGCATAA
- a CDS encoding methyltransferase: MSKNIIDCITQQNIESIFNIFNTLNKDDSHKLSSDDICTPMECVKIMLDYIPNEFWQQENIRVLDPCCGNGNFGAYAMFKTDIENIYFNEINEKRLQHCKKILNPTHISNYDFLGMESSLLGKFDLIMANPPYSGGGNKNRSLSNKFIESSIDKLNDKGYLCFVTPNNYMTYNNNNTTLKKLLNLGSFIVIDNDVKKYFKNVGSSFSIMVWQKGVMDNKTTIINNYLLKDIQHNVVIPKDLPFLPLYMSQNILNAIEKLVSKTPNNFTYRCDLHNFTQKAFLSDTQDNIYKYRTIHTPRKTRYASKKQDIYDKHIIIIPLSTYFIPYIESRANTTQSVGYFAFDSKKEASEYVKILNKPHFKVLIHLTRYGNFNNIMVLKHLAFDKQIELDSKELHDIEKLHKKIRY; the protein is encoded by the coding sequence ATGAGTAAAAATATAATTGATTGCATAACACAACAAAACATAGAATCCATTTTTAATATATTTAATACTTTAAATAAAGATGATTCTCATAAATTGAGCAGTGATGATATTTGCACACCTATGGAATGCGTAAAAATAATGCTTGATTATATTCCAAATGAGTTTTGGCAACAAGAAAATATAAGAGTGCTAGATCCTTGCTGTGGAAATGGGAATTTTGGTGCGTATGCTATGTTTAAAACCGATATAGAAAACATATATTTTAATGAGATTAATGAGAAACGACTGCAACATTGTAAAAAGATTCTAAATCCTACACATATAAGCAATTATGATTTTTTAGGTATGGAATCTAGCTTGTTGGGAAAATTTGATTTAATAATGGCAAATCCTCCCTATTCTGGCGGTGGGAATAAAAACCGCTCACTTTCTAATAAATTTATAGAATCTAGTATTGATAAACTTAACGATAAGGGCTATCTTTGTTTCGTAACGCCAAATAATTATATGACTTACAATAACAACAATACGACTTTAAAAAAGCTATTAAATCTTGGCTCGTTTATAGTAATTGATAATGATGTAAAAAAGTATTTTAAAAATGTAGGAAGCTCATTTAGCATTATGGTATGGCAAAAAGGCGTGATGGATAATAAAACAACGATTATCAATAATTATTTGCTAAAAGATATTCAACACAATGTTGTAATCCCAAAAGATTTACCATTTTTGCCACTTTATATGTCGCAAAATATATTAAATGCTATTGAAAAATTGGTTTCAAAAACGCCCAATAATTTTACCTATCGTTGCGATTTGCATAATTTCACGCAAAAAGCATTTTTAAGCGATACGCAAGATAATATTTATAAATACCGCACAATTCATACTCCACGCAAAACCCGCTATGCAAGTAAAAAACAAGACATTTATGATAAACATATTATCATCATTCCGCTATCAACTTATTTTATCCCCTATATAGAATCTAGGGCTAACACTACGCAGTCTGTGGGGTATTTTGCCTTTGATTCTAAAAAAGAAGCAAGTGAGTATGTAAAAATATTAAATAAACCGCATTTTAAGGTATTGATACACCTTACTCGCTATGGTAATTTTAATAATATAATGGTTTTAAAGCATTTAGCATTTGATAAGCAAATAGAGCTGGATTCAAAAGAGCTACACGATATAGAAAAACTACATAAAAAAATACGCTACTAA
- a CDS encoding dTDP-4-dehydrorhamnose 3,5-epimerase family protein, protein MAIEFDIAESKLLQGVYIITPNKFRDLRGEIWSIFTEEHIGKLIPNNIRFKHDKIITSCHNVLRGIHGDVKTYKLVTCVYGEVHQVVVDCRKDSQTYLKWEKFIINENNQQIILIPPNMGNSYYVSSNHAVYYYKLAYDGEYLDAQDQFTYAWNDEKIGINWPTTKPILSERDIIADSRNR, encoded by the coding sequence ATGGCAATAGAATTTGATATAGCAGAATCTAAACTTTTGCAAGGCGTATATATTATTACACCAAATAAATTTAGAGATTTACGCGGTGAGATTTGGAGTATTTTTACAGAAGAACATATAGGCAAATTAATACCAAATAATATAAGATTCAAACATGATAAGATCATTACTTCATGTCATAATGTTTTGCGTGGCATACATGGAGATGTGAAAACATATAAGCTAGTTACCTGCGTGTATGGCGAAGTGCATCAAGTTGTGGTAGATTGCAGGAAAGATTCACAAACCTATCTTAAGTGGGAAAAGTTTATCATTAATGAAAACAATCAACAAATTATTTTAATACCGCCAAATATGGGAAATTCATATTATGTAAGTTCAAATCATGCAGTTTATTATTATAAACTTGCCTATGATGGGGAATACCTAGATGCACAAGATCAATTTACATACGCATGGAATGATGAGAAAATAGGCATTAATTGGCCTACAACAAAACCGATTCTATCAGAGAGGGACATTATTGCAGATAGTCGCAATAGATAG
- a CDS encoding FtsK/SpoIIIE domain-containing protein yields the protein MADFYTNQTEENLIYRVIKEGLGFESENEIPKYLILRLALALALRLKPLPLDSTLWQERQLSGSRGKEYHLEQLSGKDKGENEDMDLLYRALLTEKFHAYLQVDLFSDDKAYTALLGKNIQRGLFEIYHSWKNNDCFYQWCKDNLGFHLQKEDFTQSGTDSTNTQDSTLFTEIESYFTKHNIALTHLETLNSYRHRICKVEVKDPLKIQSFETQAKYLDKTTTLSNVKITSCSGLARTYNIEVEKKDSEWSYPSKVEIENALSLLQSQGYKLPIFAGFDIEKKPFYFDLVKAPHLIVAGKTGSGKTIFLQSIIHSLLLSNKAEIVVIDPKLGIDYQIFGDKIRLITESEEACEFLDDLIEEMKERNERMVTAKVSDIESLGLTYKIVFVEELNFVIRDNKEIEKKLAKNMFIVRQAGIHIILGMQNPDSKNLSSDLRNSASRIALCVAKAENSRVILGESGAEKLSGKGDMLIKLDGASSPKRVFGVKLY from the coding sequence ATGGCAGATTTTTACACAAATCAAACTGAAGAAAATCTTATCTATCGTGTGATAAAAGAGGGCTTAGGCTTTGAGTCTGAAAATGAGATTCCAAAATATCTTATCTTGCGTTTGGCCCTAGCCTTAGCGTTGCGATTAAAGCCTTTGCCACTAGATTCTACTCTTTGGCAGGAAAGGCAATTAAGCGGAAGCAGAGGGAAAGAATATCATTTAGAGCAACTCAGCGGCAAAGATAAAGGCGAAAATGAAGATATGGATCTTTTATATCGGGCTTTGCTTACAGAGAAATTTCACGCCTATTTACAAGTCGATTTATTTAGCGATGATAAGGCTTATACTGCTTTGCTTGGCAAAAATATACAAAGGGGACTTTTTGAGATATATCACTCGTGGAAAAATAATGACTGCTTTTATCAATGGTGCAAGGATAATTTAGGCTTTCATTTACAAAAAGAAGACTTTACGCAGTCTGGCACAGATTCTACAAATACGCAAGATTCCACACTTTTTACAGAGATAGAATCTTATTTTACGAAACATAATATTGCCCTTACACATTTAGAAACACTAAATTCTTATAGACATAGAATCTGCAAGGTTGAGGTAAAAGACCCGCTTAAAATACAAAGCTTTGAAACACAGGCAAAATACCTTGATAAAACGACTACATTATCTAATGTGAAAATTACTTCTTGCAGTGGTTTAGCAAGGACTTATAATATTGAAGTAGAAAAAAAAGATTCTGAGTGGAGCTATCCTAGCAAAGTAGAGATTGAAAATGCTCTCTCTTTATTACAATCACAAGGATATAAACTGCCTATTTTTGCGGGATTTGATATAGAGAAAAAGCCCTTTTATTTTGACTTAGTAAAAGCACCGCATCTAATTGTCGCAGGGAAAACAGGCAGTGGAAAAACGATATTTTTGCAAAGCATAATACATTCTCTTTTATTGAGTAATAAAGCAGAAATTGTGGTGATAGACCCAAAACTTGGCATTGATTATCAAATCTTTGGCGATAAAATAAGGCTTATTACAGAGAGTGAAGAAGCGTGTGAGTTTTTAGATGATTTGATAGAAGAGATGAAAGAGCGAAATGAGCGTATGGTAACAGCAAAAGTAAGTGATATAGAATCGCTTGGCTTGACATATAAGATTGTTTTTGTTGAAGAGCTAAATTTTGTGATTAGGGATAATAAAGAGATTGAGAAAAAACTTGCAAAAAATATGTTTATCGTGCGTCAAGCAGGGATTCACATCATACTTGGTATGCAAAATCCAGATTCTAAGAATCTAAGTAGCGATTTACGAAATAGTGCTAGTCGCATAGCTTTATGTGTAGCTAAGGCAGAAAACTCTAGAGTGATACTTGGTGAAAGTGGAGCTGAAAAACTGAGTGGTAAAGGCGATATGCTAATCAAGCTAGATGGTGCAAGTAGCCCAAAACGAGTGTTTGGTGTAAAGCTTTATTGA
- a CDS encoding GDP-L-fucose synthase family protein has translation MTKDSKIYIAGHTGLIGSAVLQKLQNMGFNNLVVRTHKELDLLNQALVSDFFEQEKPEYVFFCAAKVGGMVAQLQNRASFLYENLTMQNNVIHYAAKNNTKKLLYLGSICIYPEFVPLPIKEEYIFQGDLQYNNEPYAIAKISGLKLCEFYSIQYGVQFIPVMPVSVYGSNDNFDLETSHVQAAIFRKIYLAKLLHENRYDELLKDLNLKTIEEARIYLSKFGIDDKQVMLLGTGNTSREFLHCDDLARACIYLMQHKDFKDIAQNIDGKIRNSHVNIGTGEEITIKNLAFMLQEMLDYKGQVSFESTSKNDGTLAKSIDLSKIHALGWRHKITLKEGLNMMYKDYVNGIYK, from the coding sequence ATGACAAAAGATTCTAAAATCTATATAGCTGGACACACAGGACTTATAGGTTCAGCCGTGCTTCAAAAACTACAAAACATGGGATTTAATAATCTAGTTGTAAGAACTCATAAAGAATTAGACTTATTAAATCAAGCTTTAGTTAGTGATTTTTTCGAGCAAGAAAAACCAGAGTATGTATTTTTCTGTGCGGCTAAAGTTGGTGGCATGGTGGCGCAATTGCAGAATAGAGCGAGTTTTTTATATGAGAATCTTACTATGCAAAATAATGTAATCCATTATGCTGCTAAAAATAATACAAAGAAGCTATTATATCTTGGCAGTATTTGTATCTATCCGGAATTTGTGCCATTACCCATAAAAGAAGAATATATTTTTCAGGGTGATTTGCAATACAATAATGAGCCTTATGCGATAGCAAAGATTAGTGGTTTAAAATTGTGTGAATTTTATAGTATTCAATATGGGGTGCAGTTTATACCGGTTATGCCTGTAAGTGTGTATGGCTCAAATGATAATTTTGACTTAGAAACTTCTCATGTTCAAGCAGCCATTTTTAGAAAAATATATTTAGCAAAATTGCTTCATGAAAATAGATATGATGAATTATTGAAAGATTTAAATCTAAAAACTATTGAAGAAGCTAGAATCTATCTTTCTAAATTTGGCATTGATGATAAGCAGGTAATGCTTCTTGGAACTGGAAATACGAGTAGAGAATTTTTACATTGTGATGATTTGGCTAGAGCCTGCATTTATCTCATGCAACATAAAGATTTTAAAGACATTGCACAAAATATTGATGGGAAAATAAGAAATTCACATGTTAATATCGGCACTGGCGAAGAAATCACGATTAAGAATCTAGCGTTCATGTTACAAGAAATGCTAGATTATAAAGGGCAAGTTTCATTTGAAAGCACAAGTAAAAATGATGGCACATTGGCAAAAAGTATAGATTTAAGTAAAATACACGCATTAGGTTGGCGGCACAAAATTACATTAAAAGAAGGTTTAAATATGATGTATAAAGATTATGTAAATGGTATTTACAAGTAA
- a CDS encoding ATP-binding protein, translating into MFIEEVSICNLFAYYGKVSVAFRQISDKNLYCLYGNNGFGKTSFIRCAKLLFLGTGLNETLMIVCYH; encoded by the coding sequence ATGTTTATAGAAGAGGTTAGTATTTGCAATCTTTTTGCCTATTATGGAAAGGTAAGCGTTGCATTTAGGCAGATTAGTGATAAGAATCTTTATTGCCTTTATGGTAATAATGGCTTTGGGAAAACAAGTTTTATCCGTTGTGCAAAACTACTTTTTCTTGGCACGGGTTTAAATGAAACACTGATGATTGTTTGTTATCATTAA